A genomic region of Synechococcus sp. NOUM97013 contains the following coding sequences:
- a CDS encoding DUF3747 domain-containing protein gives MARLRIAAAALAVFGSSLITGLNSSVRAQGSLFTTADVDESKFVLVAAPIGSGPNSQLNIYEQRTSARPCFEVKGSAPAVVDPLMATFDFTGICNRYIDGNGYSLRIGGDDLGTRYRLSVIKTANDIELMAVPTRNPSQPALLVAKAGGPGNGFIQLVLEPGWSLKRRQYGTRTLGHLYVYRDAIQPAAGVDEQPAEADGADATQDGEAEVTP, from the coding sequence ATGGCTCGACTCCGGATCGCCGCTGCTGCTCTTGCTGTCTTCGGCTCCAGCCTCATCACGGGGTTGAATTCCTCGGTGCGTGCTCAGGGTTCCCTGTTCACCACCGCTGATGTGGACGAATCAAAATTCGTTCTGGTGGCAGCACCGATCGGTTCGGGGCCCAACTCTCAGCTCAACATCTATGAGCAGAGAACCAGCGCCCGGCCCTGTTTCGAGGTCAAGGGAAGTGCTCCTGCCGTCGTGGATCCCCTGATGGCGACGTTCGACTTCACCGGGATCTGCAACCGCTATATCGATGGCAATGGCTATTCCCTGCGCATCGGCGGAGACGACCTGGGCACGCGCTACCGCCTGTCGGTGATCAAGACGGCGAATGACATTGAACTGATGGCCGTGCCGACGCGGAATCCCTCCCAGCCCGCGCTGTTGGTGGCCAAAGCCGGGGGGCCTGGCAACGGCTTCATCCAGCTTGTGCTCGAACCAGGCTGGAGCCTCAAGCGTCGTCAGTACGGCACGCGCACCCTTGGCCATTTGTATGTGTATCGCGATGCGATCCAGCCGGCCGCTGGCGTTGACGAGCAACCCGCTGAGGCAGACGGCGCTGATGCCACCCAAGACGGTGAAGCTGAAGTGACACCCTGA
- the def gene encoding peptide deformylase — protein MARSFAQLARSAEKSGSTVAVPKTPLEVPPLQIHTLGDDVLRVDARRIGKVDATVRDLARDMLRSMYTARGIGLAAPQVGVHKQLLVIDLDPENTSTPPLVLINPEIVSASASVDSYEEGCLSIPGVYLDVVRPSAVQVSYRDEMGRPRTMKADGLMARCIQHEMDHLTGVLFVDRVTDAGGLDKELKDHGFKSSDVRALS, from the coding sequence TTGGCTAGGAGCTTCGCCCAGTTGGCACGATCTGCGGAGAAATCCGGCTCCACGGTGGCCGTCCCCAAGACACCTCTTGAGGTCCCGCCTCTTCAGATCCATACCCTCGGCGATGACGTCCTGCGTGTCGATGCCCGCCGGATCGGCAAGGTTGATGCGACCGTCCGTGATCTGGCTCGCGACATGCTCCGCAGCATGTACACCGCACGCGGGATCGGCCTGGCGGCTCCGCAGGTGGGAGTCCACAAGCAGTTGCTGGTCATTGACCTAGACCCGGAGAACACCAGCACGCCGCCGCTGGTGCTGATCAACCCTGAGATCGTTTCCGCCAGCGCCAGTGTCGACAGTTACGAGGAGGGCTGCCTGAGCATTCCCGGGGTGTATCTGGATGTGGTGCGTCCCAGTGCTGTGCAGGTGAGCTATCGCGATGAGATGGGGCGTCCCCGAACGATGAAGGCCGACGGATTGATGGCCCGCTGCATCCAGCATGAGATGGACCATCTCACCGGCGTGCTGTTTGTGGACCGTGTCACGGATGCCGGGGGGCTCGACAAGGAATTGAAGGATCATGGCTTCAAGTCCTCTGACGTGCGCGCGCTCTCCTGA
- a CDS encoding prolyl oligopeptidase family serine peptidase, with translation MSRRQPLSARTALGRSPALKEPRLLGNWVLWLEQRPQEKGRTTALIRPWGQPDIAPQELTAAPTNLRCRIHEYGGGPLAASARGDQLQLIWVDDNDRCLWQQTWRGLLAPKPTVLTAISAPTRLTAPGSGSLGGGVIDLQRQRWVGVLERDGLDHLVSVALDQSDQEPRVLHTAADFAGYPAISADGQQLAWVEWQQPAMPWDASELHAASIDAQGQLGNHRTLAGSHPSAAQCISVFQPLWQPDGTLVAAEDSSGWWNLMRRASPGDASAHDADHGWERLWPMQAETAMPQWVFGMRTTAWDGTHLLAAICAEGRWQLTRLSSDGTASPVHQPFDDLADLDADAGRAVAIASSNSIGQGLLELDLHNGTWWHTPATEAVLEPGAISTAEPLWFEGANGQRTHAWYYPPSAGESSEAPLLVKSHSGPTAMARRGLNLGIQFWTSRGWGVVDVNYGGSTGFGRAYRERLNDGWGVVDVQDCAAAATTLVQAGKAHPERIAIEGGSAGGFTTLACLCFTDVFRVGACRYAVSDLSALATETHRFEARYLDTLVGQWPQEQSRYQERSPLQHADRIRCPVIFFQGLQDKVVVPEQTERMAAALRAKGIPVDVQTFADEGHGFRDSEVKVQVLEATEAFFRHHLGL, from the coding sequence ATGAGCCGTCGCCAGCCTCTCTCCGCCAGGACTGCCCTCGGACGTTCACCAGCCCTCAAAGAGCCGCGACTGCTGGGGAACTGGGTGCTTTGGCTGGAACAACGCCCCCAAGAAAAAGGACGCACCACGGCCCTGATCCGGCCCTGGGGTCAGCCCGACATCGCGCCGCAAGAGCTGACAGCGGCACCCACCAACCTGCGCTGCCGCATTCACGAATACGGCGGCGGTCCTCTTGCCGCATCAGCGCGCGGGGATCAACTTCAACTCATCTGGGTTGACGACAACGACCGCTGTCTCTGGCAGCAGACCTGGCGAGGACTGCTGGCGCCGAAGCCAACAGTCCTCACTGCCATATCCGCACCCACTCGCCTGACCGCACCAGGCTCGGGTTCCCTGGGTGGCGGCGTGATCGACCTGCAGCGACAGCGGTGGGTTGGTGTGCTGGAGCGGGATGGACTCGACCACCTGGTGAGCGTTGCCTTGGACCAGAGCGATCAAGAACCGCGCGTGCTACACACCGCCGCTGATTTCGCCGGATACCCAGCCATCAGTGCGGATGGTCAGCAACTGGCCTGGGTGGAATGGCAGCAGCCGGCGATGCCCTGGGATGCCTCGGAGCTTCACGCCGCCTCGATCGACGCTCAAGGCCAGCTCGGGAACCACCGCACTCTGGCGGGCAGCCACCCGAGTGCTGCGCAATGCATCTCCGTGTTTCAACCCCTCTGGCAGCCGGACGGAACCCTTGTGGCGGCGGAGGATTCAAGCGGTTGGTGGAACCTCATGCGGCGAGCCAGCCCCGGCGATGCCAGTGCTCATGATGCCGACCATGGCTGGGAGCGTCTCTGGCCGATGCAGGCGGAAACCGCGATGCCCCAGTGGGTGTTCGGCATGCGAACCACCGCCTGGGACGGAACCCACCTGCTGGCCGCGATCTGCGCCGAAGGGCGTTGGCAACTCACTCGGCTGTCCAGTGATGGGACCGCCAGCCCGGTGCATCAGCCCTTCGACGACCTCGCGGACCTTGATGCCGATGCCGGTCGGGCCGTGGCCATTGCCAGCAGCAACAGCATCGGCCAGGGACTACTGGAGCTGGATCTCCACAACGGCACGTGGTGGCACACCCCAGCCACCGAAGCCGTGTTGGAGCCGGGCGCCATCAGCACCGCGGAACCGTTGTGGTTTGAAGGCGCCAACGGTCAGCGCACCCATGCCTGGTATTACCCCCCCAGCGCGGGGGAAAGCTCAGAAGCCCCCTTGCTGGTGAAGAGCCACAGTGGCCCCACCGCCATGGCACGCCGCGGCCTCAACCTGGGCATTCAGTTCTGGACCAGCCGCGGCTGGGGGGTTGTGGACGTCAACTATGGAGGCTCCACCGGTTTTGGACGGGCCTACCGGGAACGTCTTAACGACGGTTGGGGAGTCGTGGATGTGCAGGACTGTGCCGCCGCCGCAACGACGCTGGTGCAGGCCGGCAAGGCACACCCGGAGCGGATCGCCATCGAAGGCGGCAGTGCCGGTGGTTTCACCACCCTGGCCTGCCTGTGCTTTACCGATGTCTTCCGCGTCGGAGCCTGTCGATACGCCGTGAGTGACCTCAGTGCCCTGGCCACGGAAACCCACCGGTTTGAAGCGCGGTATCTCGACACCCTGGTAGGTCAATGGCCACAGGAACAATCGCGTTATCAGGAACGCTCACCCCTGCAGCATGCCGATCGGATTCGCTGCCCTGTGATCTTTTTTCAGGGCCTCCAGGACAAGGTTGTTGTGCCGGAGCAGACCGAACGGATGGCGGCTGCCCTCAGGGCCAAGGGCATCCCGGTTGACGTGCAGACCTTCGCCGACGAAGGCCATGGCTTCCGAGACAGCGAGGTCAAGGTGCAGGTGCTGGAGGCGACCGAAGCATTCTTCCGTCATCACCTCGGACTCTGA
- a CDS encoding class II aldolase/adducin family protein: protein MAVDDQQHGLMLRHQLVSVGRRMNDTGLNQGTSGNLSVRIEGGMLVTPSSLPYEQMQVSDLVALDLKGQPLQSGQRRPSSEWRLHADVLASRPEAMAVLHCHPIHATALACHDRGIPAFHYMVAVAGGDDIRCAPYATFGTAELSDHAVTALVQRQACLLARHGLVTLGSDPEAALRVAVEVETLARMYLQALQLGAPPLLSAAQMQQVHAQFKGLHYGQQTQSPR, encoded by the coding sequence ATGGCCGTGGATGATCAACAGCACGGGCTGATGCTGCGTCACCAGTTGGTGAGCGTCGGTCGTCGCATGAACGACACCGGCCTCAATCAGGGGACTTCGGGCAATCTCTCCGTGCGCATTGAGGGCGGGATGTTGGTCACCCCGAGCTCGCTTCCCTATGAGCAAATGCAGGTCAGTGATCTCGTTGCTCTTGATCTGAAGGGGCAACCGCTGCAGTCAGGCCAGCGACGACCGTCGTCCGAATGGCGACTGCATGCGGATGTGCTCGCTTCACGCCCCGAAGCGATGGCCGTGCTCCATTGCCATCCCATCCATGCCACCGCTCTGGCTTGCCATGACCGCGGCATTCCCGCTTTTCACTACATGGTCGCTGTGGCCGGAGGTGACGACATCCGCTGTGCTCCCTACGCCACCTTCGGCACCGCAGAGCTGTCGGACCATGCGGTAACGGCTTTGGTGCAGCGTCAGGCCTGCTTGCTAGCCCGGCATGGGCTGGTGACGCTTGGCTCTGATCCGGAGGCGGCTCTGAGGGTGGCGGTGGAGGTGGAGACCCTGGCGCGGATGTATCTACAGGCCCTCCAGCTGGGTGCCCCTCCATTGCTGTCCGCAGCGCAGATGCAGCAAGTTCATGCTCAATTCAAGGGCCTGCACTACGGACAACAGACTCAGAGTCCGAGGTGA
- the mtnA gene encoding S-methyl-5-thioribose-1-phosphate isomerase — MNIDGQAWRTIGLEPDGRSVWVIDQTQLPHHFCTRTLTSCDQAASAISTMVVRGAPLIGVTGAYGLMLALQVDPSDAALAAAFDQLNATRPTAVNLRWALERVRDRVIPLPLDERASAAKEEAGLIADEDVAMCSTIGDHGLALFQQLAAARPSARHDKPFQVLTHCNAGWLATVDWGTALAPIYKAHRAGLNVHVWVDETRPRNQGASLTAYELACEGVPHTVIVDNAGGHLMQHGEVDAVIVGTDRTTRRGDVCNKIGTYLKALAAHDNNVPFYVALPASTIDWNLDDGVAEIPIEARSAAEVTAIQGRVLSGSAAGELAQVQLTPDGSDGFNPAFDVTPARLVTALITDRGVADASERGLQGLYGRG; from the coding sequence ATGAACATTGACGGTCAGGCCTGGCGCACCATCGGCCTGGAACCGGATGGTCGATCGGTCTGGGTGATTGATCAGACGCAGCTTCCCCATCACTTCTGCACCCGCACCCTCACCAGTTGTGACCAGGCGGCCTCAGCGATCAGCACGATGGTGGTCCGCGGGGCTCCGTTGATCGGCGTGACGGGTGCCTATGGCCTAATGCTGGCGCTGCAGGTTGATCCCAGCGATGCGGCTCTGGCAGCAGCCTTCGACCAGCTCAATGCCACCCGTCCCACGGCGGTCAATCTTCGTTGGGCCCTCGAGCGGGTGCGCGACCGTGTGATCCCTTTGCCCCTGGACGAACGTGCATCAGCCGCGAAGGAGGAAGCCGGCTTGATTGCGGACGAGGATGTGGCCATGTGCTCGACCATCGGTGATCACGGCCTCGCACTGTTTCAGCAGTTGGCGGCGGCTCGTCCCTCAGCGCGTCACGACAAGCCGTTTCAGGTGCTGACGCACTGCAACGCCGGCTGGCTGGCCACCGTGGATTGGGGAACAGCCCTGGCGCCGATCTACAAGGCCCATCGCGCTGGGCTCAACGTGCATGTGTGGGTCGACGAGACGCGCCCGCGCAACCAGGGTGCATCCCTCACGGCCTATGAGCTCGCCTGTGAAGGTGTGCCGCACACCGTGATCGTTGATAACGCGGGTGGTCATCTGATGCAGCACGGCGAGGTGGATGCGGTGATCGTGGGCACCGACCGCACCACCCGCCGTGGAGATGTGTGCAACAAGATCGGCACCTATTTGAAGGCGCTAGCAGCGCATGACAACAATGTGCCCTTCTACGTGGCGTTGCCCGCTTCCACCATTGATTGGAACCTGGATGATGGTGTCGCTGAAATCCCCATCGAGGCCAGGTCTGCCGCTGAGGTGACCGCGATTCAGGGTCGGGTGCTCTCGGGTTCTGCCGCTGGTGAGCTCGCTCAGGTGCAGCTCACGCCAGATGGGAGTGATGGATTCAATCCCGCCTTTGATGTGACCCCTGCACGGCTGGTCACGGCTCTGATCACCGATCGCGGTGTTGCCGACGCCAGCGAACGGGGGCTCCAGGGGTTGTATGGCCGTGGATGA
- a CDS encoding sodium/glutamate symporter, producing the protein MELKLFDVLVAFSGLSLLLLLGMALRQRLRWLRVLGIPEALVAGLLGLLIGPFGPWSVFPERVYRIWSQTPGVLISLVFATLFLGQTLPSPRVIWNRAAGQTAFGMVLGFGQYLVGGLLVLLVLQPLFGTNPLMAALIEVGFEGGHGTAAGMGATFSELGLPAGETLGLAMATVGVLTAVLLGSALVVIGRGRNWLVSGDPNDAAATGSTHQGLKSTDQDPISADERLNLERAAGTIQPESAQSMTIDSLTVNVALAGGAVGLGILLKASLTGLGGVFGGPETAKLLQAIPVFPLTMVGGLIVQVILQRTRQTQLVSAVAQASVGSLAMDLLITAAMASLNLPLLEDNWIPFLALAIAGLSWNVCAFLWLAPRIFRDHWFERGIADFGQGTGVTATGLLLLRMADPWGRSRAMEAFSFKQLLFEPFLGGGLVTALSPLLIVSWGLPRFSAAAMVLTMASLLFGLRLGRRRTNSDAPA; encoded by the coding sequence TTGGAGCTCAAGCTGTTTGATGTTCTCGTGGCCTTCTCGGGGCTCAGCCTGCTGCTGCTCCTGGGCATGGCCCTACGCCAAAGACTGCGTTGGCTGAGGGTTCTCGGCATTCCGGAAGCCCTCGTGGCGGGACTCCTCGGATTGTTAATTGGTCCTTTCGGCCCCTGGTCCGTCTTTCCTGAACGGGTGTACCGGATCTGGAGTCAGACGCCGGGGGTGTTGATTTCACTGGTGTTCGCGACGCTGTTCCTCGGCCAAACCTTGCCGAGCCCTCGCGTGATCTGGAATCGGGCGGCGGGACAGACCGCCTTCGGCATGGTGCTCGGCTTCGGCCAGTACCTGGTGGGAGGTCTGTTGGTGCTGCTGGTGCTCCAGCCCTTGTTCGGAACGAATCCCTTGATGGCGGCGCTGATCGAAGTGGGTTTCGAAGGCGGCCATGGCACGGCGGCAGGGATGGGAGCGACCTTCAGTGAACTCGGCCTTCCCGCTGGCGAAACGCTGGGTCTGGCCATGGCAACCGTGGGCGTGCTGACGGCCGTTCTGCTGGGGAGCGCCCTCGTGGTGATCGGACGCGGACGCAACTGGCTGGTGAGTGGAGATCCAAATGACGCCGCCGCCACCGGAAGCACGCACCAGGGCTTGAAGAGCACCGACCAAGACCCGATCTCCGCCGATGAGCGTCTGAATCTGGAACGTGCGGCGGGCACGATCCAGCCGGAATCAGCCCAGTCGATGACCATCGACTCCCTGACCGTGAACGTGGCACTGGCAGGAGGTGCAGTCGGTCTGGGCATTCTTCTCAAAGCCAGTCTGACCGGACTGGGGGGCGTGTTCGGTGGCCCTGAAACGGCCAAGCTTCTCCAGGCCATCCCCGTGTTTCCTCTGACCATGGTGGGAGGCCTGATCGTGCAGGTGATCCTGCAACGCACCCGTCAGACGCAGCTGGTGTCTGCAGTGGCTCAGGCCAGCGTGGGATCCCTCGCCATGGATCTGCTGATCACGGCGGCGATGGCGAGCCTGAACCTGCCGTTGCTCGAAGACAACTGGATCCCCTTCCTGGCCCTTGCCATCGCGGGGTTGAGCTGGAACGTCTGCGCTTTCCTCTGGCTGGCACCACGCATCTTCCGCGATCACTGGTTCGAACGAGGCATCGCCGATTTCGGCCAGGGGACCGGTGTGACCGCCACGGGACTGCTGCTGCTGCGCATGGCCGATCCATGGGGACGCAGCAGGGCAATGGAAGCCTTTTCCTTTAAACAACTGCTGTTTGAACCCTTCCTGGGTGGAGGATTGGTGACCGCACTCTCACCGCTGCTGATCGTCAGCTGGGGGCTACCTCGGTTCAGCGCCGCAGCAATGGTGCTGACGATGGCTTCCCTGCTGTTTGGCCTGCGACTTGGGCGCCGTCGCACCAACAGCGACGCGCCGGCGTGA